The DNA sequence cccacacgATATGGGATTCTATGGCTACCCTTTCACATATACGGCCTCTCTTTGTTACGGGTTGTTCTTCTATAcagcttgcctaaacatggcaagcagatctCATAAAGATCGAATCAAAATCGGTTTAAATCCTTGACTTTTCTGATATTCTGTCTACATTCATCATCTTGCTCTTTGTAAGTACGAATATTTGTGTATCTCTTATggattcttacttaccctaaaattagggttttcagATCTCTTTTAATCGAACCAAAATAGGTTTGATTCTCTGATTTTAAGTATTATTATGTCCATATTCGTCCTATATTCTACTATGGtctgtttttattatatttttgtcGATATTTGTCTTACTCTAAAATTAGGATTTTCAGATTTTCTTAAATCGGACCAAAATTAGTTTGACCCTATGATTTTTAGTGCTATTTGGGTCTATATTCATCATATGTTATTATTTTTGTGTATATTCTGGTAATATTTATTTTCCTAAAAACTAGGGCTTCTTGACTTCTCCTAAATTGATGAATCAATTTTGTATgttattctttccttttcttttgaggTTGATTGATTGTTTTCCCTGTCTATGTGTTTAATttttaccactatataaacccatccccTTTCCCCCCTTTAGACAGAACTGGAATCACTATTCTCTCACTAAAAATTGAAGTTTTCTACTCTATACTTGTTCACTATTCTATTCTATttggttcttggccggctgaaagccaaggccaccggactTCTAGTTTCTAACTTTTGCAATGTTTATTATGTTCTAATTAGCATGTTTTCTGAATTGCATGATCTAATGCATTTCTTTGACTCTTTTCTGCCCAATTCTGCTTGTAATTGCTTGCTTAATAATGCTTTGCACCTAGCCTAATTAATTTAGAAAAAAATGAAGCATGCTTAGTTTAGTTTGTGATAACCTGAAAATCTATTTTGACTATATGGTTCAATCTATGTTTTCTGCCTAATTCTGAACTTCTAACGACCAATTTGATGATTTAATATGCCCTTACTTGTTTAAGACCTTTACTCTGAATGTTATATGCTCTTATGACTATGGTTATCACCCTATGTATTCTTGCCATATCCAATCTATACCTCTGACAACTTGTGATCCTTTAAAAAACCAGTCTGCCTTAACTGACACTCTCTATGTTACCTGATCCTGTTTGTATTATAATGCTTAACTCCTATGTTTGGTATAATATGATCCCTTAAGTCCTAAATTAGTTGCATTACTTGGTTTTAATAGTCTAATACCATTGCCTGTTAACTTGGAATCCCAGGCTCCTTGTTCCTTATCATACGTCACCCTGCCCAGTGTGTTAATTTGCTTTTGgagttcattatgtgattatcttaCAAGTTTGCAAATGTTTTCCAATCCTATTACCCTACTACTATTTTAACTGGTTGTTTCTTGTTTAATTCTAGGGCTGGCTGAAAGCTAAAGCCCTTCCCCTAAGTTTCCTCTATCaacaacctccctagtgtgagtacTGCcatgggttcttgaagcccttgaaaactctgacacactagggctcaAGGTTCTTTGCCACCTTTTTCCTAATTGCTCAACTTTGCCCCCTCTTCTCACATACTGAATAAACCAATTGGTTTGTGTAAATGTCTATACCTCTGGGACTTGATGGCTACTGGATGAGGGCTATTTTATGTGAATGGAGATTGTTTCTAGGCTGTTGTGAAACTGTGTTGAAGGCCTAGCTAGGCTAGGTATACATTGGGCCTGCCTTAGGCCCACTATAGCTATTCTATAATTCTGTAATTTATTTCACTGAATGGGCTTGTAATAATGTTATAATAACAATTTGGGTGTTAGTCAAATTGGAAAAAGGggtttattttaatatttgcatcaaacgggtagaaatcctgcctataggtgtttactttgctcgaacatgttctgctattgtgtgtgttagataacctgcctataggtatttaattCATTTAACATATTCTATTTCTACATGCTAGATGTCATGCCTATAGAAAATAAAATGACCAATGTCTCAATGTGCATTACAGCATATTCATTAGGTGCTATGAACATAGGGTTCTGTTAATTTATGTTCTACCAAATCTGcattttagaaatcatgtctatatggtttaattggttaatgtgttgttgttataattgctcatttaggaaacatgcctataggagctaaaatCAGTTTCAATCGCTAATCGTAGAAATCTTGCTTTAAGTGCTAAAATTTAACTTTCAACACTATTTTATTGCTTAACTCTGCcgctattagaaatcatgcctataggatcaaactgggaattctaaatatctcctgtTATTATCACTGCCAATTAGTGCGTAAATCATCtagatagcatgtctataggtttaatcgcTTATAACCTGTAATTAGTAGGCAACTGTGTAGTCACTTAGAAATTATACTTTGCATACAAAACTGTCTGCACGTTCAAAATccaggtcacatagaaaccatgtctatagggcctaatgGCTTTAATTTGCCCCAATCCTGAAATTGTCTAACGTTTAATGTGAAAATATGTTTGCGTgtatttgttgtctaagtgtggaggctaacttgagcccttagttgcttttacatgaagtccaacttattttgtatgtcgcctagttttatcatttcagagcagcctaagctaagtctagaaaccatccaaaatagaggtctAAACGCCTCCTGTGCAATAGgcatgggacgagtagtgcacgcatagggcacagtttagaatcaactagtgcgctttaggtaaaaacttaaagatagtaattgggtagcaggagatgatagtctgtgcctgctgaataatacgagtaacaccccatctcgacggagttacgaagtattatttatattgcacggggtgatcctttaggctaaaaaacttaggaccccccatcttgtctttaaaccaattatctgtgtttactcaaggactttctaataatgatttttttttcaaacttcttatttttctttctgactatttgactaattcatataattcaagttcggtcgggacccacagttatggacctctcgaaacttcagatggtcgaaGTACTCCGGCGCAGAATGATTTGGTTTTACGGttagagcaaaagatactggagttacaaggggaacttgtGCAGGTCCGTAACTTGGCAAACTTTTCCCTTACCCTAAATATTCcggacatcaaccaacaaaacgcccaaaacccaacacctcctcaaaacacacaaaaccagcacccgcaaaatcctcccatacctcatcaatacgccacgcctcaccaaaatcctaatcctccactAGTTTCAACTCCTCcacagcatcatcatcatccgacccAGCACCCACAAATTATCACCTACCACACtcctcaaaatgcaccacaacctactcctgatccccaaaactcaaccaatgattaCCACTACACCCAAATCCCTAGAGTCCACCAAagtaatcccatatatgtggaaaccttaccccacaatTCACAACAAACCTCGTATATACCGgaatccgccgagaaggacctgctcatcaagaacatggagGGAAGAACTTAAGAAGCTTACAAGTAAAGTCCAAGGTATTGAAGGTGCTAAAGGCATCGAAGGCTTGAACTATGAGGATTTATGTATTCAACTGgacgtagaactgccagagggttacaaacctcctaagttcaaaatgttCGACGGGACAGGTGATCCAAAGGTACATTTAAGGACGTATTGCCAAAAGCTCATAGAGGTTGGTAAAGATGAAAGAATtcgcatgaagctgttcatgaggagcctcactggAGATGCCCTATCCTGGTACATCAAtcaaaatccaaagaagtggattaattgggtaagcatggcgtcAGAATTTATGGATCGGTTCACATTCAACACAGAGAATGTACCAGACATCTTCTATATCCAGAATCTTAAGAAGAAGCCGACAaaaactttccgcgagtatgctactcagtGGACATCAgaggctgcaaaagtaaggccagcattggaataagaacaaatgaacaaattctttgtccgGGCCTAGGATCCGCAATATTATGAGAGGTTGATGattattgaaaatcataaattctccgacatcatcaaattgggagaaagaatagaagagggaATCAAAAGCGGGATGGTAACAAATTTTGAAGCATTCTAGGCTACGAACAAAGCCTTGCAGTCGGGGGTTATATCTAAAAAGAAGGAAGTAGGGAAtatgatggtagcccaaggtccgaagtcacctctcacataccaaacacctccacccatattTCAGCCTTCACCTCCTAGATATCAACAACCTCTACTGCCTACCACACTTACAACACTCAGCCAGCATATTACCACTCACTACTAGcctgccaaaactaccaaaaacccagGCCAAATTTCGACCATAGGccgcccagacaatacactcATATTGCCGAACCTATTGACCAGTTGTATGAGATATTGAAAGCTACCGGTTATGTTACTCCCATTCCTGCTGTCaccatggaaaattcctctcaatgggtcaatccgaataagacatgtgcctaccaTTCGGGCATAAAGGGTCACACTATTGATGAATGCCGCACTCTGAAGGATAAGATCCAGACGCTGATTGATACCAAAGTTATACAGGAAAAGGAGACTGCACCTAATGTCCGCAATAATCCCCTCCCGGATCACAGGGGCGAGGGGgtaaatgtgatagaaactgatgaagaatgggacccgGAGGGGTCAATTGGGCTTATTCGAGAAGAGGATGATCCCAAAATGCCTCCTGTCACTCTCATGCCTATTGCGGTACAGATACAGTCACCGATTAAAGTTGAGGTAGCCGCACCGACTCCGTTCGAGGTTGAAATAACAACTCCCTCAGCCACGCCAACTCCGTTCGAAGTAGACGTGACCACACCATTCGCCGTAACGGTAGAACCCACACCATCCTTTAATTCCAATGCTGTGACCTGGGACTATACTGCAGAAGAGAGAAGGAAAGGAAATAGGAAAGTGGAAGAAACCggtgcagcacaaggtatgaccagaactggtagggtttacacgcccgagcatttggggggaacaagtaaagaatTCGCTTCCAGGTATCCTATCATTGAAATTGGCCCGAATGATCTTTGGAtaaaggtgcaagcaagggagtattcagtggttgatcatttgaacaaaaccctgcccagatatccattctatcactactgcagaattctcaggcacataggaatgcgttgatgaaagtgttgaatgaggcttatgtacccaacaacattaccagtggagagatggccaacatggtaggataagtattggaaagccataagatcactttccacgaagatgaatttccaacagaagggtTGAGCCATAACAGGGCGTTGCATATCACAGTACAGTACGAAGATAAATTCATTGctagggtcttgatagatgggggttcaagtctcaacatctGCCCGTTGACTACTTTGAAGAGGTTAGATAAAGGTTTGAATGAGATACGAGTAGGAACTATGAACGTAAAAGAGTTCGatggtctcaaagggccacatcGGAGAAACCAACCTCTGCTTACAAATGGGTctaacttggtttgatgttgaattccGAGTGCTTGACATATCTGCCTCATACGATCTGctattgggacgaccttggatacacgccGCTGGGGCTGTAGCGTCTACTCTGCATCAGGCTGtgaagttcgaatggaatcatcaggagatGATTATTCATAGAGACGGGAGTAACCTTTTTACACCAACCAGACTGTCCCAGTTGTGGAGAATAGGAGGAAGTTAGGGGGAGAGACTTACCATCGCATTAAGCATGTTAACGCGATCgagaaggacaaatggtggagtagCAAAATAGAAATCATATTGGCATGGACAACGTATGAAcccggcaagggtctcggcaTGAATCTCCAAGGGATCACAAAATTAATACAGTTAAAACGTCACGACACGACCTTTGGATTGGGATATCAGTACAcatggcacgagtatcagaattggtcaccACCATGGAATGGTCCTTATTACCATCTCGAGCAGTcgataccacatttgagccaaaCCTTCCATCAGGCTGATATGATGTAgggatctgaagaagatgaagCACTAGCTGGTTTAAGGAATCTATTCTTGGAAGATGAAGACATGGACTGCAAtgtaatagttgaggaggaggaggaagaaggcctCATCATCCAGACAGTGGAGAAGGGAGCTGTTCTCGGGAACTGGAATGCCACACCATCAAGGGCTCGCCGAGTTTCGAGGTAGCCTGGCTGCTAGTGttatttattttgaaaacaattcttatgagcatttttaaaacatttttagtattttgttttgaaacatttgtttgaatcattaaaaatcgcttttgtttgacatcttgataattatcaatggtttgctattttattatttattactattctctacaTTTTTCTCTCTACATCATTACTATTTCTTATAGTGTTGAACCAACAACTGTGatatgtaatgagacaacacaacataagaATAGTGACTCAAAAGAAATTgaagaagaggatataatacccgaggaaattatTATAGAAGTTGAAGATTTTgagaacaagcctaagtccaacctGGACGAAACTGAAATAGTCAACTTGGGAGATTCCGAAatagtcaaagaaactcgcataagcattcacctatcaccatCATAGAAAGTAGAATACAACCATTTGCTAAAAGAATATGAAGACATTTTcgcatggtcttatgatgatatgactggtttgagcacgtccatagtggctcataaactacccacCAATCCAATGTGTCCGCCAGTAAAGCAGAAACTCAGAAAGTTCAACCCAGATATGAGTCTAAAAATCAAATAAGAAGTCACCAAgaagatcaaagctaaggttcttagagtggttgaatatctaacttagttggctaacatcgtgccagttccaaagaaggatgggaaagtcagagtatgcgtcgattatcaGGACCTAAAcggagcaagtcccaaagatgatttctcgttacccaacatacatatactgatcgacaactgtgccaagcatgaactccaatcctttgtggattgcttcgcgagatatcatcagatctggatggatgaagaggttGCCGAAAAGACAACTTTTATTACACCGtggggggtgtactgctataaaatgatgtcgtttggtctgaagaatgctggggccacttatatgagggccatggcAACTAGTTTCCACGGTATGATACACAaagagatagaggtatatgtggatgacgtcgtcatcaaatccaagaagagtacaaatcacataacagacttgaggaaattctttgaatggcttcggaggtacaatttgaaattgaatcccgcaaaatgtgccttcgagGTCCCCGCAAGAaagttgttaggattcatcgtcagccgccgaggaattgagctagacccatcaaagaaCAATgctatccaggatttgccacctccaaagaataagaaagacgtgatgagcttcttaggatgtcttaattacatcagccgcttcatagcaaaatcaaccgtgatctgtgagccgatttgcaaaatgttaaagaaggatgccaCAACCAGTTGGATTGAAGACtgccagaaagcttttgacagaatcaaagaatatttgtccacaccgccagCCCTGGTCCtgccagaacctggtagaccactcCTACTCTATCTCTCTGTAGTAGATtgggctttcggttgtgtcttgggacaacatgatgagacgggaaggaaagaacaggccatatactatctgagtaagaaattCACACCCTGCGAAGTacggtattctttgctggaatgcacctgctgtgctttgacctggatagcccagaaactgaggcactacttctgtgcctataccacatatctcacatcaaggatggatcctctgaagtacatcttccagaaacccatgcctacagggaagctggcaaaatggcacatattgttgagtgaattctACATCGTCTATATGACTCGGAaggcggttaagggacaagcattagtgGGTCATCTTGCagaaaatcctgtaggaggagaatacgaaccactaaaaatgtattttcctgatgaagaagtatcattcgtaggagaagatatcgcttAAGCCTACGACAGATGGAGAATGTTTTTTtatggagccgcaaacttcaaaggagtgggtattggagccgttttggtgtcagaaacaGGTCAACATTATCTGGTATCCGCGAAACTCAGATtttcgtgcaccaataatatagcagaatatgaggcttgcttattggggctcaatttggccgttgacatgaatatccaggaattactggtaattggtgATTTAGATCTTCCGGTACATCAGGTGCAGgaagaatgggctacaaagaataccaagatattaccatatctatatcatgtgcaagagatgatgaagaggttcacgaagatagagtttagacatgtcccgagaatccaaaatgagttcgcagacgcattggccactttgtcctccatgatacagcatccggacaagaattttatcgaccccattccggtaaggattcataatcagctaGCTTACTGCGCTCATattgaagaagaagcagacgagaatccatggttccatgatatcaaggagtacttggcaaaaggagagtacccggagcatgcaaatcatactaaaaaatgcacgctccgacgattgtccaaccatttcttctaaagtggaggaattctgtacagaaggactccagacctaGGGTTATTATGGTGTGTTGACGCCAAagaagcttccaaactgctcgaagagatgAACTCTGGAACTTGCAGACCACCCATGAATGGTTTTGTTTTAGCCAAGAATACACTGAGGGCAGGTTAtgtttggatgactatggaaacagactacatcaggtatgtccaaaaatgtcatcaatgccaaaTACACGTAGATATGGTACGGGTGCctccaaatgaactcaatgcaacgagtgcaccttggccttttgctcttggggaatggacatcattggaccaatcgagcctgCCGCTTCAAACTTGCACAAGTTCATTTTACTGGCCatagattacttcacaaaatgggtcgaagctgcatcctacaaagctgtaacaaagaaagtcatcgcagattttgttagagatattgtttgccgattcggggttctagagtccatcatcaccgacaacaCCGCCAATATTAAtagtgacctaatgaaagctatgtacgagaccttcaaaatcaagcacaagaattccacagcatataggcctcaaatgaatggagtcgtggaggccgcaaacaataatattaagaaaatattaaggaagatggtagacaaccacaagcaatggcacgagaagttaccatttgccttattggggtaccgtaccacaatccgcacatcaaccggggcaactccctatttgctggtctacggtaccgaagctgtcattcctgccgaggttgaaattctttctttaaaaattatacaagaagctgaactcagtgatgcagaatggataagaaGCCTCTATaaacaattagctctcattgacggaaaagaatgaatgcagtgtgtcatagtcaactctatcagaataggATGTCCAGAGCTTTTAACAAAAGGGCTAAACCTAGACCATTCGCACCGGGGCAGCTGGTACTGAAACGGATCTTTCCGCATCAAAATGAAACCAAAGGGAAATTTTTGCctaattggcaagggccctacatggttcatagAATACTAATAGAGAagcactcatactcgcagaaatggacAGAGAGGTTTagccaaagcctatcaattcagacgcagtcaaaagatattatgtttagaatgttcgcattttttcatctgatgtaattgaactacgctcgacctgattcccgtttaagaggggatacgtaggcaaccttgtGGTTTCAGTcataattcaataaaattttcattttccccacaaccagaaactggggcagaattttgaggaggtcCCTCAAAATTACGGAGCAAGTTCAGCCAACGTCATCATATGCAGAACGGTCAGAGAATCGCCTAAGTAAATTGGGGCAGAATTTTgcggaggaccctcaaaattctaaggaagtcgcaatgtctctaaagtgtcacagtcattggttcattgaatt is a window from the Nicotiana tomentosiformis chromosome 10, ASM39032v3, whole genome shotgun sequence genome containing:
- the LOC138900326 gene encoding uncharacterized protein, producing the protein MWKPYPTIHNKPRIYRNPPRRTCSSRTWREELKKLTSKVQGIEGAKGIEGLNYEDLCIQLDVELPEGYKPPKFKMFDGTGDPKVHLRTYCQKLIEVGKDERIRMKLFMRSLTGDALSWYINQNPKKWINWVSMASEFMDRFTFNTENVPDIFYIQNLKKKPTKTFREYATQWTSEAAKVRPALE